The DNA sequence GCAACAGTTCTGTCAAATTGAATTCATATGAAATATTGAAAAAGACTGACCTTTCATAGAAAGGTTACCGTTTTCTAATGTGCTGTGACCAAGCTGGAATATCGATTCACCAAGCAGCTTCATCGGTATTGATACCGACCGCCACGACGGATTGACCGCTATTAAAAACTGACCGCGGCGGAACACAAATGGATATTTTCCTTTTTCTGCATAAACGACTTCAAAATTCGGCTGTGCCTGCAAATCTGGATTTTCGTGGCGTAGTTTTAGAACTTTTCGAACCGTATTCAGCAGAGAATTGGTATCCTTGTTCTGGCTTTCCACTGTCGGTGCACAATCTCTTTCATCCACCGGCAAATACAGTTTTTCTTTTTCTGCGGTGGAAAACCCAAGATTCTTTCCATTTGTCCACTGCATGGGCGTACGCGTCCCGGTACGATGATACCCGCCTTCAACACTGTTAAGCCGAAAATACTGTATGCCGATTTCATCACCGTAGTAAATGAAAGGAACCCCCGGCATGGTCAATAGAAAAGCATAGGCAATTTTACATTCCAATTCATCAAAGCCAAGTGTCATGCGGGGGGTATCATGGTTGCAGGTCATCATACTGACGTAACCTGCTGATTCCGCCACATGATATCGCGGCAGATAATCATCCAGAAACTCCATAATATCGCCATTGCCCTGCTTGCTGAAAAAGTTCTGTTGGCTGCCGTCGCTGCCTGTCTTGCGGAATAGTGCATGGTATCCATTTTCCTGATGGTCCAAATAAAAGTCCATATCAAACTGGGCTTTTCCAATCGCCTTAGCAGGGTCTGACCATTCTGATACCATGGCAGCTTCCGGATACTCCCGGTTAAGCATCCCACGGATGTTTCTCCATACTTCGCAGGTTGCCTCTTTATTATCATCGTTTTTTACCAACGAATCCGCCATATCCACTCGGAAACCGTCGCAGCCCGCATCCAGCCAAAAGCGCATTACATCTTTCAGGGCTTCCCGTGTTGCAACGCAGTCAGGCTGGGTGTAATGCATTTGCCATGGTGCGGTTATTTTATTGAACCCATAGTTGAGCGCCGGCTGGGACGAAAAGAAATTCAGCAAATAGCAGCCGTCCTTTTCGCTGACCCCGCACATACTGTTGAATCCGGCGGGGCGGTTCCACACGGAGTCAGTCCAAATATACCGGTTTGTATATTCATTTTGGCATGCTTTCTGGCTTTCCCGAAACCACTGGTGTTTATCAGAGGTGTGACCGGGCACCAAATCAAGCAGGATATGCATTCCACGTTTGTGTGCTTCGTTAAAGCAGTGCTTTAAGTCATCGTTTGTGCCGTAACGCGGGGCAACCTTTTTATAATCACTTATATCATAGCCCGCGTCCATAAAGGGGGATTCAAAGCAG is a window from the Caproicibacterium lactatifermentans genome containing:
- a CDS encoding alpha-amylase family glycosyl hydrolase, yielding MPKWLNDAVFYEIYPQSFYDTNGDGIGDINGITEKLDYIKSLGCNAIWINPCFESPFMDAGYDISDYKKVAPRYGTNDDLKHCFNEAHKRGMHILLDLVPGHTSDKHQWFRESQKACQNEYTNRYIWTDSVWNRPAGFNSMCGVSEKDGCYLLNFFSSQPALNYGFNKITAPWQMHYTQPDCVATREALKDVMRFWLDAGCDGFRVDMADSLVKNDDNKEATCEVWRNIRGMLNREYPEAAMVSEWSDPAKAIGKAQFDMDFYLDHQENGYHALFRKTGSDGSQQNFFSKQGNGDIMEFLDDYLPRYHVAESAGYVSMMTCNHDTPRMTLGFDELECKIAYAFLLTMPGVPFIYYGDEIGIQYFRLNSVEGGYHRTGTRTPMQWTNGKNLGFSTAEKEKLYLPVDERDCAPTVESQNKDTNSLLNTVRKVLKLRHENPDLQAQPNFEVVYAEKGKYPFVFRRGQFLIAVNPSWRSVSIPMKLLGESIFQLGHSTLENGNLSMKGQSFSIFHMNSI